One part of the Maribacter aquivivus genome encodes these proteins:
- the pfkA gene encoding 6-phosphofructokinase, translated as MSSEIKKIAVLTSGGDSPGMNAAIRSVVRTCAYLKVDCVGIYRGYQGMIEGDFKPMDARSVNNIINKGGTILKSARCDDFRTPEGRKTAHEELLKAGIDAFVVIGGDGSFTGAMIFNREYNFPVIGIPGTIDNDIFGTTFTLGFDTALNTVVECIDKIRDTASSHNRLFFVEVMGRDVGHIALNAGVGAGAEEILIPEENLGLDRLLESLKRSKESGKSSSIVIVAEGDKSGKNVFELKEYVEEHLPIYDVRVSVLGHMQRGGSPSCYDRVLASRMGVKAVEALLEGKTNLMVGIQDNQLTLTPINKAIKGHTKIDKELIRVSEIMTT; from the coding sequence ATGTCTTCAGAAATAAAAAAAATAGCAGTACTGACTTCAGGAGGTGATTCTCCGGGAATGAATGCTGCCATAAGATCAGTTGTTCGTACTTGTGCATACTTGAAGGTAGATTGTGTTGGAATCTATAGAGGGTATCAAGGTATGATAGAGGGCGATTTTAAACCTATGGACGCCCGTAGTGTAAATAATATTATTAATAAAGGTGGTACTATACTTAAATCTGCTAGGTGCGATGATTTTAGAACTCCAGAAGGTAGGAAAACCGCGCATGAGGAGTTACTGAAAGCGGGAATAGATGCATTTGTGGTAATTGGAGGTGATGGTAGTTTTACTGGTGCTATGATATTTAACAGAGAATACAATTTTCCTGTTATAGGTATACCTGGTACTATTGATAACGATATTTTCGGAACTACATTTACATTAGGTTTTGATACTGCGTTAAATACAGTAGTAGAATGTATTGATAAAATTAGGGATACCGCAAGTTCTCACAATAGGCTTTTCTTCGTAGAAGTAATGGGTAGAGATGTTGGACATATTGCATTGAACGCAGGTGTTGGTGCAGGTGCTGAAGAAATTTTAATACCAGAAGAGAATTTAGGTTTAGATAGATTACTTGAATCTTTAAAAAGGAGTAAAGAGTCGGGTAAATCTTCAAGTATCGTAATTGTTGCCGAAGGTGATAAATCTGGTAAAAACGTATTCGAGCTTAAAGAGTATGTTGAAGAGCATTTACCAATTTATGATGTGCGTGTATCTGTTTTAGGGCATATGCAAAGAGGAGGGTCACCGTCATGTTACGACCGTGTATTGGCAAGTAGAATGGGAGTAAAAGCTGTAGAGGCTTTGTTAGAGGGTAAAACCAACCTAATGGTAGGTATTCAAGATAACCAATTAACATTGACGCCTATCAACAAGGCTATAAAAGGGCATACAAAAATTGATAAGGAACTTATTAGAGTTTCAGAAATAATGACTACATAA
- the gap gene encoding type I glyceraldehyde-3-phosphate dehydrogenase — protein sequence MSNLKIGINGFGRIGRLVFRTTIKRGDVDVVAINDLLDVEHLAYLLKYDSVHGKFDGTVDVKDGHLIVNGKTVRITAERDPKNCKWDEVGAATVAECTGIFTTLETAQYHIDGGAKKVVISAPSKDAPMFVVGVNHKDVKATDTIVSNASCTTNCLAPLAKVVNDNFGIEEALMTTVHATTATQMTVDGPSRKDWRGGRSAMLNIIPASTGAAVAVTKVIPALKGKLTGMAFRVPTADVSVVDLTVKVKKATSLEEIKKAFKAASEGELKGVLGYTEESVVSQDFIGDPRTSIFDAGACIELNSTFFKLISWYDNEAGFSNKMVDLMQHVNTL from the coding sequence ATGTCAAATTTGAAAATAGGAATTAACGGTTTTGGTAGAATAGGTAGATTGGTCTTCAGAACTACAATTAAGCGTGGTGATGTAGATGTAGTAGCTATCAATGATTTATTAGATGTTGAGCACTTAGCTTACTTATTGAAGTATGATTCAGTTCACGGTAAATTCGATGGTACTGTTGATGTAAAAGATGGTCACTTAATCGTAAACGGTAAAACTGTTCGTATTACTGCAGAAAGAGATCCTAAGAATTGTAAGTGGGATGAAGTAGGTGCTGCTACTGTTGCAGAATGTACTGGTATTTTTACAACTTTGGAAACTGCTCAATATCATATTGATGGTGGTGCTAAGAAAGTTGTTATATCTGCACCTTCTAAAGATGCGCCAATGTTCGTAGTAGGTGTAAACCATAAAGATGTTAAAGCAACTGATACAATTGTTTCTAACGCATCTTGTACTACAAACTGTTTAGCTCCTTTAGCTAAAGTTGTTAATGATAACTTTGGTATTGAAGAAGCATTGATGACAACGGTTCATGCAACAACTGCAACACAAATGACTGTTGATGGTCCTTCTAGAAAAGACTGGAGAGGTGGTAGAAGTGCAATGTTAAACATAATACCTGCTTCTACAGGTGCTGCGGTTGCAGTAACTAAAGTAATACCTGCATTGAAAGGGAAACTTACTGGTATGGCTTTTAGAGTGCCAACTGCTGATGTTTCTGTGGTAGATTTAACTGTGAAAGTTAAAAAAGCAACTTCTTTGGAAGAGATTAAAAAAGCTTTTAAAGCAGCTTCAGAGGGTGAGTTAAAAGGTGTATTAGGTTATACGGAAGAGAGCGTTGTTTCTCAAGATTTTATTGGCGATCCTAGAACTAGTATTTTTGATGCAGGTGCTTGTATCGAATTAAATTCTACTTTCTTTAAGTTAATTTCTTGGTATGATAATGAAGCTGGTTTCTCCAATAAAATGGTAGACTTAATGCAACACGTTAATACCTTATAA
- a CDS encoding N-acetylglucosamine kinase, translating to MILIVDSGATKSDWIALDENGEQLFLTQTLGLSPEVLTKDVIEDRLANNFELSKNREKVSHLYFYGAGCGTDRMKLFLKAIFKDYFPNAKADVKEDTYAAIFATTKVGHQGIVCILGTGSNCSYYDGNQLFQKVTSLGYIPMDDGSGNFFGRKLIRDYYFHKMPSDLAHKFAASHDLDADVIKENLYKQPNPNTYLATFARFLIENKEHPYAKGVIDKGFQQFINNYVMQFELATKVPINFVGSIAHYLRDELTSVLLRNDLIVGVIRQRPIEGLVDFHRSNM from the coding sequence ATGATTTTAATAGTAGATAGTGGCGCAACCAAGTCTGATTGGATTGCATTAGATGAAAATGGCGAACAACTTTTTTTGACGCAGACTTTGGGGTTGAGTCCTGAGGTGTTGACGAAAGATGTTATTGAAGATCGCTTAGCGAATAATTTTGAGCTTTCTAAAAATAGAGAAAAGGTTTCACATCTTTATTTCTATGGCGCCGGTTGTGGTACCGATCGTATGAAGTTGTTTTTAAAGGCAATCTTTAAAGATTATTTTCCTAATGCAAAAGCCGATGTAAAAGAAGATACTTATGCTGCCATATTTGCTACAACAAAAGTTGGTCATCAAGGTATCGTTTGTATTTTAGGTACAGGTTCTAACTGTAGTTATTATGATGGTAACCAGTTATTTCAAAAAGTAACATCATTGGGGTACATACCTATGGATGATGGTAGTGGAAATTTCTTTGGGCGTAAGCTTATTCGTGATTACTATTTTCATAAAATGCCTTCTGATCTAGCACATAAATTTGCTGCTTCTCATGATTTGGATGCCGATGTTATTAAAGAGAATTTATACAAGCAACCTAACCCAAATACCTACTTGGCGACCTTTGCTCGTTTTTTAATTGAGAACAAAGAGCACCCTTATGCTAAAGGTGTTATTGATAAAGGTTTTCAGCAATTTATTAATAACTACGTAATGCAATTTGAATTGGCGACAAAGGTCCCAATCAATTTTGTAGGTAGTATTGCGCATTATCTAAGAGATGAATTAACTTCTGTACTTCTTAGAAATGACTTAATTGTTGGTGTAATTAGACAAAGACCTATTGAAGGTTTGGTAGATTTTCATCGATCTAATATGTAA
- a CDS encoding RidA family protein has product MKKIINTVNAPAPIGPYNQATLSNGTLYISGQIPLDPKSGELVSGDIKLETKQSMENLKAILTEAEMTFENVVKSSIFLSDMKQFTEVNEVYASYFNAETAPARETVEVANLPKFVNVEISMIAVK; this is encoded by the coding sequence ATGAAAAAAATTATCAATACAGTAAATGCTCCTGCACCTATAGGACCATACAATCAAGCAACTCTAAGTAACGGAACCTTATATATTTCTGGTCAAATTCCTTTAGACCCTAAAAGCGGAGAATTGGTTTCTGGAGATATAAAACTAGAGACAAAACAATCTATGGAAAATTTAAAGGCCATTTTAACCGAAGCTGAAATGACCTTTGAAAATGTTGTTAAGTCGTCTATTTTTCTTAGTGACATGAAACAGTTCACTGAAGTAAACGAAGTATATGCTTCTTATTTCAATGCAGAAACAGCACCAGCAAGAGAAACAGTAGAAGTTGCAAATTTACCTAAGTTCGTAAATGTTGAAATCTCTATGATTGCCGTAAAATAA
- a CDS encoding putative LPS assembly protein LptD codes for MDRQTFTKIGYIALQSNKHYLLFLFLVFANAFYAVGQEGKITTLNIKAERDSIIAPLFPPTAIRDSIANDSLVADSLNQKAPLLLDKITYKAKDYVKLSQKENKIYLYNEAEIYYQDTELKAGVIIMDYIKNEVYAGRMVDSLGNYTQLPYFKQGTNIVIPDSIRFNFDTQKALIWNSRTEQQAAAGALGSDAMKVYAEITKKENDSVYFLSEGKLTTSTDTINPDYYIRVRKAKFVPKKKVIAGFSNLYIADVPTPIAMPFAYFPLSQGRSAGILMPSFGNDPNTGYFLQDMGYYVPLGDYADVTLSGDFYTNGSYAFRTASIYTKRYKYRGNLNLRYENQVTSQKGFSDYSLSRNYNIQFSHSQDTKSSPNSRFSASVNLGSSEYYRNSLQQRNLPNTQNNTLSSSISYSKTFPNYPSVNMSLTATHSQLTSATATESDTDNITMTLPTFQASVERIYPFVKRDGIKKGIIDNINFQYSVNAQNRLTTNDEDFLTTKMFDNARAGVSHSIPLATNFKVAKFFSVSVGGNYEDVWSLETYNRSYDDELEEVVIDTVSGFDRYNTYNFSASIGTTLYGTYVFGEDKKFQALRHTVRPSLSYGYAPSFEQFYDEYLGEDGVEVQYSRFTGTLNGAPSLGKSNSLSFSLANTLEAKVKDKDSTKIEPKKISLLSNFNISTGYNFESDSLRLNPLSINGGTNILDNKMSINFSAGLDPYAIDNNGTRIDTWNIDNGGSLFRLTRANANVSYSISSEMFGKKDDKGRDDEEELDPFDYVAQSGGRDDDLFGRADDFNSNPVRKDDKNSDVENPIFGTKIPWNFRLAYSANYSNSARQNEFSSHSLMFSGDIELAPRWSVGGSSGYDFKNQGFTLTQLRFQRDLKSFTMRFNWTPFGTYKRWYFFIGIDSSILKDLKWENRSQN; via the coding sequence TTGGACCGCCAAACCTTTACAAAAATAGGATATATAGCCTTGCAATCAAACAAACATTACTTACTTTTCCTATTCTTGGTCTTTGCCAACGCTTTTTACGCTGTTGGTCAAGAAGGTAAAATCACGACTCTTAATATCAAAGCAGAAAGAGATTCAATAATCGCGCCATTGTTTCCACCAACCGCCATAAGAGACTCCATCGCCAATGATTCTTTAGTTGCCGATTCTCTTAATCAAAAAGCACCTTTACTGTTAGATAAAATAACCTACAAGGCAAAGGACTATGTAAAGCTAAGTCAAAAAGAAAATAAAATTTACCTCTATAACGAAGCAGAAATCTATTATCAAGATACCGAACTAAAAGCAGGTGTTATAATAATGGATTATATAAAAAATGAAGTTTATGCCGGCAGAATGGTAGACTCTTTAGGCAATTATACACAACTACCCTACTTCAAACAAGGAACCAATATTGTAATCCCAGATTCTATTCGCTTTAATTTTGATACACAAAAAGCACTTATCTGGAATTCGAGAACAGAACAACAAGCGGCAGCAGGTGCCTTAGGGAGCGATGCTATGAAAGTTTATGCCGAAATCACTAAAAAAGAAAATGACTCTGTCTATTTCCTAAGTGAAGGAAAGCTAACTACATCTACAGATACCATAAACCCAGATTATTATATACGAGTTAGAAAGGCAAAATTTGTCCCTAAAAAGAAAGTAATTGCCGGTTTCAGTAATTTATATATTGCAGATGTACCAACGCCTATTGCTATGCCTTTTGCATATTTTCCACTTTCGCAGGGTAGATCTGCTGGTATTTTAATGCCCTCTTTTGGTAATGACCCTAATACAGGATACTTTCTTCAAGACATGGGATACTATGTTCCTTTAGGTGACTATGCAGATGTAACACTTTCTGGAGATTTTTACACCAATGGTAGCTACGCATTTAGAACGGCCTCTATTTACACAAAACGATATAAATATAGAGGTAATCTTAATTTACGATACGAAAACCAAGTTACAAGCCAAAAAGGATTTAGCGACTACAGTCTGTCTCGAAATTATAATATTCAATTTTCGCATTCGCAGGATACTAAATCAAGTCCGAATTCCAGATTTTCAGCGTCTGTAAACTTAGGTAGTAGTGAGTATTACCGAAATTCTTTACAACAACGAAATTTACCAAACACTCAGAACAATACATTATCTTCATCGATATCGTATTCAAAAACATTCCCCAACTATCCGTCAGTGAATATGAGTTTAACAGCTACGCATTCGCAGTTAACTTCAGCTACCGCCACAGAATCTGATACAGATAACATAACCATGACGCTACCTACATTTCAAGCAAGTGTAGAGCGTATTTACCCTTTTGTAAAGCGTGATGGCATAAAAAAGGGAATTATCGATAACATCAATTTTCAGTATAGTGTAAATGCACAAAATAGGCTTACTACCAACGATGAGGATTTTTTAACTACTAAAATGTTTGATAATGCTCGTGCAGGTGTTAGTCACAGTATACCACTAGCCACAAACTTTAAAGTAGCTAAATTTTTCAGTGTAAGTGTAGGCGGTAATTATGAAGATGTTTGGTCTTTAGAAACCTACAATAGAAGCTATGACGATGAACTAGAAGAAGTTGTAATAGATACCGTTAGCGGATTTGACCGTTACAACACCTATAATTTTAGTGCAAGTATTGGTACCACACTTTACGGAACATATGTTTTTGGTGAGGACAAAAAGTTTCAAGCACTTAGACATACCGTAAGACCGTCATTAAGCTATGGTTACGCACCATCTTTTGAACAGTTTTATGATGAGTATCTTGGTGAAGATGGAGTTGAAGTTCAGTATAGCCGATTTACAGGAACATTAAATGGAGCACCGTCATTAGGAAAATCAAACAGCTTAAGCTTCTCATTAGCCAATACCCTAGAAGCTAAGGTGAAGGATAAAGATTCCACCAAAATAGAGCCAAAGAAAATATCCCTTTTAAGTAATTTTAATATTTCTACGGGATATAATTTTGAATCTGATTCTCTACGTCTAAACCCATTAAGCATAAACGGAGGTACAAATATCCTGGATAATAAAATGTCAATTAACTTTTCTGCCGGTTTAGACCCCTATGCTATTGACAACAACGGAACTAGAATAGACACATGGAATATTGATAATGGCGGAAGTCTTTTTAGACTTACAAGAGCAAACGCCAATGTATCATACTCTATTAGCAGCGAAATGTTTGGTAAGAAAGACGACAAGGGCAGAGACGATGAAGAAGAACTAGATCCTTTCGATTATGTAGCTCAAAGTGGCGGTAGAGATGACGACCTATTTGGTAGAGCAGATGATTTCAATTCCAATCCTGTCAGAAAAGATGATAAGAATTCTGATGTAGAGAATCCTATATTCGGCACCAAAATACCATGGAACTTTAGACTTGCTTATTCTGCCAACTACAGTAATTCAGCACGGCAAAATGAATTTAGCAGTCACTCGCTAATGTTCTCTGGAGACATAGAGCTTGCACCACGTTGGTCTGTTGGCGGATCTTCTGGTTACGATTTTAAAAACCAAGGTTTCACATTAACCCAATTACGTTTTCAAAGAGATTTAAAGAGTTTTACCATGCGTTTTAATTGGACACCTTTTGGAACCTATAAAAGATGGTACTTCTTTATCGGTATAGATTCTTCGATACTTAAAGATCTTAAGTGGGAAAACAGAAGTCAAAACTAA